The following coding sequences are from one Paenibacillus sp. FSL R5-0912 window:
- a CDS encoding rhodanese-like domain-containing protein, which produces MAFKISKEIAPQKVAAQLKKGESLNMLDVREPAQETIVICRSGSRSGLACELLTEKGFNVVNMTGGLKAWTDELVRN; this is translated from the coding sequence ATGGCTTTCAAAATTTCAAAAGAAATCGCACCCCAAAAGGTAGCAGCACAGCTCAAGAAAGGGGAGTCTCTTAATATGCTCGATGTTCGCGAACCCGCACAAGAAACCATTGTCATCTGTCGAAGCGGAAGCCGGAGCGGTCTGGCTTGCGAACTGCTGACTGAAAAAGGATTTAATGTTGTGAACATGACCGGTGGGCTTAAGGCCTGGACGGATGAATTGGTTCGTAATTAA
- a CDS encoding sulfite exporter TauE/SafE family protein produces MDILLFIVMVLLGLVGSFFSGLLGIGGAIINYPLLLYVPSLLGVAHFSAHEVSSISMFQVFFASLAGVIAFRRKKNNGGVVHKGLVAYMGSSILVGSLAGGYISGLLNGDVINLIYGILAVLAFILMLIPRKGSEEQSEHLTFNKLIAISAAILVGIVSGIVGAGGAFILIPIMLTILKIPTRTTIATSLAIVFISAIGGLIGKISAGGIPLEPTIYTIIGSLLGAPLGSRISSKMNVNVLRYGLVVLIALTAVKVWSSIL; encoded by the coding sequence ATGGACATACTGCTTTTTATCGTAATGGTATTGCTCGGTCTGGTCGGTTCTTTCTTTTCGGGATTGCTTGGGATTGGTGGAGCAATTATTAATTATCCGCTGCTCTTATATGTTCCCTCCTTGCTTGGGGTAGCTCATTTCTCCGCCCATGAAGTGTCGTCGATAAGCATGTTCCAAGTTTTTTTCGCTTCGCTTGCAGGAGTTATTGCTTTTCGCCGAAAAAAAAACAATGGGGGGGTTGTTCATAAGGGTCTAGTAGCATATATGGGGAGCAGCATTCTTGTGGGCAGCCTGGCTGGAGGATATATCTCGGGGCTGCTAAATGGAGATGTGATCAACTTGATCTACGGAATCCTTGCAGTTTTAGCGTTTATACTCATGCTTATCCCGAGAAAAGGAAGCGAAGAACAGTCGGAACATTTAACATTCAATAAACTCATTGCAATAAGCGCCGCTATATTGGTAGGTATCGTTTCAGGAATCGTAGGAGCAGGCGGTGCATTTATTCTTATTCCTATTATGCTTACTATTCTCAAAATCCCCACTCGTACAACCATTGCCACCTCGCTTGCTATCGTCTTTATATCAGCAATCGGTGGTTTAATCGGTAAAATCTCGGCAGGGGGTATTCCTCTGGAACCTACAATCTATACCATAATCGGGAGTCTACTCGGAGCACCGCTTGGATCCAGGATTAGCTCCAAAATGAATGTTAATGTGTTGCGGTATGGATTAGTCGTCTTAATTGCCCTCACGGCAGTAAAGGTATGGTCTTCCATTCTATAA
- a CDS encoding sulfurtransferase TusA family protein — MQVDLVVDTKGLACPMPIVKAKKALDSLTTSQIMEVQSTDKGSINDFQAWVKQTKHELIKYEEENGIYKFFVKKI; from the coding sequence ATGCAAGTAGATCTTGTGGTCGATACAAAAGGATTAGCTTGTCCAATGCCGATCGTAAAAGCAAAAAAAGCTTTGGACAGTCTTACAACTAGTCAAATCATGGAAGTACAATCAACGGACAAAGGTTCTATCAATGACTTTCAGGCATGGGTCAAACAAACCAAACACGAGCTTATTAAATATGAAGAAGAAAATGGTATCTATAAGTTCTTTGTAAAGAAGATTTAG
- a CDS encoding sensor histidine kinase, which translates to MSIKLFRGFMRDHLAFTLVYFLSHILVSVYCNFFISSNIQLMYLLSIYFYVFIIFMCFRLIKYVSTHREIQRLSENIEIEEKGFSYEQQAVIQLIHRIHHSYQDQIYEVKAQADNTHKFISQWIHNLKTPLSVIDLILQNYKLNPTGHALALQHVEEEKDKLLSMLNQMLKFFRLEHFTRDYNPEPINLLESLRSLINSKRNQYIYNNVYPVIECKDERITVMTDSKWNTAMLDQIISNAIKYSDSGEVAKSIHFRIEQRGDKVVLSIRDEGIGIEPVDLQRVFQPFFTGKNGRTHHQATGIGLYVCSEIARKLGHRLTITSEVNQGTEVQISYLSKMKDNVM; encoded by the coding sequence GTGAGCATTAAGCTGTTTCGGGGGTTCATGCGCGATCATCTGGCGTTTACCCTTGTCTATTTTTTAAGTCATATCCTGGTGAGCGTATACTGTAATTTCTTTATCAGCAGCAATATCCAGCTCATGTACCTGCTTAGCATCTATTTTTACGTATTTATCATATTTATGTGCTTCCGTTTGATCAAATACGTCTCCACCCACCGGGAAATACAGCGGTTATCCGAGAATATCGAGATTGAGGAGAAGGGCTTTTCGTACGAGCAGCAAGCCGTTATTCAGCTCATTCACCGGATACACCATAGCTATCAGGACCAGATCTATGAGGTCAAAGCCCAGGCCGACAACACCCATAAGTTCATCTCGCAGTGGATACATAATCTCAAAACGCCCTTGTCAGTCATCGACCTTATTCTGCAGAACTACAAGCTGAATCCAACGGGCCATGCCCTGGCTCTGCAGCATGTGGAAGAAGAGAAGGATAAGCTCCTTAGCATGCTGAACCAGATGCTGAAGTTCTTCCGCCTGGAGCATTTCACCCGGGACTATAATCCGGAGCCGATCAACCTGCTGGAATCACTCAGAAGCCTGATTAACAGCAAGCGGAATCAATATATCTATAATAATGTCTACCCGGTCATCGAATGTAAGGACGAGCGCATCACGGTCATGACGGACAGCAAATGGAATACCGCGATGCTGGATCAGATCATCTCCAATGCAATTAAATACTCTGACTCGGGCGAAGTAGCGAAATCCATCCACTTCCGCATTGAGCAGCGTGGCGACAAGGTGGTGTTATCCATCCGGGATGAGGGGATCGGCATTGAGCCCGTCGATTTGCAGCGGGTCTTCCAGCCCTTTTTCACCGGAAAAAACGGACGTACCCATCACCAGGCGACAGGCATCGGCCTCTATGTCTGCTCAGAAATTGCCCGGAAGCTGGGCCACCGCCTCACGATTACCTCGGAAGTCAATCAAGGTACAGAGGTGCAGATTTCTTACCTTTCAAAAATGAAAGATAACGTAATGTAA
- a CDS encoding metal-sensitive transcriptional regulator: MDYNYSDEMKTRLRRIEGQVRGVLRMMEEGQSCKEVVAQLSAVRNASDKAIAQIVAENLHQCILAEQAEGNQNTEKLVKEAIALLVKSH, from the coding sequence ATGGATTACAATTATTCGGATGAAATGAAAACACGCTTACGCAGAATCGAGGGGCAAGTTCGAGGTGTGCTGCGAATGATGGAAGAAGGGCAGTCGTGCAAAGAAGTTGTGGCTCAATTGTCTGCCGTACGCAATGCATCCGATAAAGCCATTGCCCAAATCGTCGCAGAGAATCTGCATCAATGTATTTTAGCTGAACAAGCTGAGGGTAACCAAAATACCGAGAAACTAGTCAAGGAAGCCATCGCACTTCTAGTAAAAAGTCATTAA
- a CDS encoding ABC transporter ATP-binding protein codes for MSVVLEVKEVKKVYGVQNGENSTVALDSVSFNVEKGEFIGIMGPSGSGKTTLLNILSGIGKPSYGEVYIGGKNITSLDKNEMALFRRQHLGFVFQEFNLMDSLTLKENVMLPMILDKRDQAQMEAKSEEIMKLLGIEEIAGKYPYNISGGQQQRVAVSRALVNDPDIIFADEPTGNLDSKSSNAVMKCIEKMNQERESTILMVTHDAFAASFCKKIIFIKDGAISMEIVSSGVRKEFFDQILDCLAIIGGERNDL; via the coding sequence GTGAGCGTAGTACTGGAAGTCAAAGAGGTTAAGAAAGTTTATGGTGTGCAGAACGGTGAGAATTCCACAGTGGCACTGGATTCCGTCAGCTTTAACGTAGAGAAGGGGGAATTTATCGGCATCATGGGCCCCTCAGGCAGCGGCAAAACCACATTGCTGAATATCCTGAGCGGCATCGGTAAGCCGAGCTACGGCGAGGTTTACATCGGGGGCAAGAATATCACCTCCTTGGATAAGAATGAAATGGCGCTCTTCCGCAGACAGCATCTCGGCTTTGTCTTCCAGGAATTCAATCTGATGGACAGTCTGACACTGAAGGAGAACGTCATGCTGCCCATGATCCTTGATAAGCGGGACCAAGCGCAAATGGAAGCCAAAAGTGAAGAGATTATGAAGCTGCTGGGCATTGAAGAAATTGCCGGCAAATATCCCTACAACATATCGGGCGGCCAGCAGCAGCGGGTGGCGGTCAGCCGGGCGCTTGTGAATGATCCGGATATTATTTTCGCCGATGAGCCTACAGGCAACCTGGATTCCAAGTCCTCCAATGCAGTGATGAAATGTATCGAGAAGATGAACCAGGAACGTGAGAGCACTATCCTGATGGTGACGCATGACGCTTTCGCCGCGAGCTTCTGCAAAAAGATCATCTTCATCAAGGACGGTGCCATCAGCATGGAGATTGTCAGCAGCGGGGTCCGCAAGGAGTTTTTTGATCAAATCCTCGACTGCCTGGCGATCATCGGAGGGGAACGAAATGACCTTTAG
- a CDS encoding aldo/keto reductase, whose amino-acid sequence MQQRILGNSNILVSSIGLGIMGMSPGIYGETNDEQSIQTIHRALDIGVTMFDTADVYGNGHNEKLLGRALQGRREQAIIATKFSYTPNYESISGHPDYVKKVVEDSLRRLNTDYIDLYYQHRVDPQIPIEETVGAMADLVKAGKVRALGLSEASAPTIRRAHAVYPISVLESEYSLWSRDIEEEILPTVRELGITHVAYSPLSRGFISGELRTFEDLPADDLRRWMPRFQGDNFRKNIEVVDKIKEIAMEQNCTPSQLAIAWTIANGALPIPGTKRIKYLEENAAAADILLMKEDLERIDQVSPKNVVHGMRYMKEQMTLLDG is encoded by the coding sequence ATGCAGCAAAGAATTTTGGGCAATAGCAATATCCTCGTCTCTTCGATCGGACTGGGAATTATGGGAATGTCTCCAGGCATTTACGGGGAGACTAACGACGAACAGTCGATCCAAACGATCCATCGCGCTTTGGACATAGGCGTCACGATGTTCGATACCGCGGACGTGTACGGGAACGGGCATAACGAAAAGCTGCTTGGCCGTGCTCTTCAAGGGCGCCGCGAGCAAGCCATTATCGCCACCAAATTCTCGTACACCCCAAATTATGAGAGCATCAGCGGCCATCCTGATTACGTCAAGAAGGTAGTGGAGGATAGCCTTCGCCGTTTAAATACGGATTACATCGATCTATACTACCAACACCGCGTCGATCCGCAAATCCCCATAGAGGAGACGGTCGGAGCGATGGCAGACTTGGTCAAGGCAGGCAAAGTTCGGGCGCTCGGCCTGTCCGAGGCTTCCGCTCCCACCATTCGCCGCGCTCATGCCGTGTATCCGATCTCCGTGCTAGAGAGTGAGTATTCGCTCTGGAGCCGTGACATCGAAGAGGAGATACTCCCTACCGTAAGAGAGCTGGGGATTACCCATGTGGCCTACAGTCCACTAAGCAGGGGCTTTATCTCCGGCGAGCTTCGCACTTTCGAGGATCTGCCCGCCGATGATCTTCGCAGATGGATGCCGCGGTTCCAAGGAGATAACTTCCGGAAGAACATTGAGGTTGTCGACAAGATTAAGGAGATCGCGATGGAGCAGAATTGTACACCATCCCAATTGGCCATTGCCTGGACGATTGCCAACGGGGCGCTGCCTATCCCGGGTACGAAACGTATTAAGTACCTGGAGGAAAATGCGGCCGCGGCTGATATCCTTCTCATGAAGGAGGACCTCGAACGAATCGATCAGGTCAGCCCCAAGAATGTCGTTCACGGCATGCGTTATATGAAAGAACAGATGACGCTGCTCGACGGCTAG
- a CDS encoding phosphopantetheine-binding protein produces MKITEQVTMIVAGLTRIPAGELHLDTDIFESRLLTSLGLLDLVARLEQEFKIIILPEELIHEHFASIATIIGFIDNKLAEAS; encoded by the coding sequence ATGAAAATCACAGAACAAGTTACAATGATCGTAGCGGGTTTGACCCGTATTCCGGCAGGGGAGCTGCACCTGGATACCGATATTTTCGAGTCCAGATTACTGACCTCCCTGGGTCTCCTGGATCTGGTTGCCAGATTGGAGCAGGAATTCAAGATTATTATTCTGCCCGAGGAACTGATTCATGAACACTTCGCGAGCATTGCTACAATTATCGGGTTTATCGATAACAAGCTGGCGGAGGCTTCATAA
- a CDS encoding ABC transporter permease, with protein sequence MTFRDVTIKNFKRNVRNFFSYFICSAFAITIFFLYAALLFNNSIREGATEDVIQIVLMLSLAALTLFSVFFINYAHSSFIKSRSKEFAIFMSLGMHKNDLQKIILLENLIISVSSLIAGIITGAIFSRLFQNVAIDLLDLQGVSYSLSAASFIVTAVVFTVIFAASQMISSVKVGKLDIADLMKDSRKQDNQAKKSDTRLGLVGVGLVVASIIFLVVISNHESLNTNPFMIITYILLSFIGIYMVISHLGNTLISFLKNKKFYYRHILSITEINHKFNQNKRIMFILSILSGMTIFLVASPFSLLQLSESIAERNKYDIEYISVAGVHVLESGQLEQVLKQSSEPLKSIQETSFLNLKMNLEGDKYDVLKTKPIVSQDMYNSLTGEKVTVGAGEVLNIVTAWEPGTHGIGEGEAIQFTDGTQTFNYKVKSSYHGDWFATASSYPTSSGIVVSNEDYKNMESKVSPNAIGTHYGIDFTAWKGTEGVVQKLKDTLNATDKDGSGQMFAVASKVDAYKELKKNYSLFVFVTSLIGVLFFVAGGMVLYFKQYTEIGNATVFFRKLYKIGISDKEIRSVVSAELLITFFVPLLLGSIFGYCFIYLITHVMSGSDIIGEFMKNTTIVVAIYFVFQLSFYFITKRKYSQEVVRKLTRAA encoded by the coding sequence ATGACCTTTAGAGATGTCACGATTAAGAACTTCAAACGCAATGTGCGGAATTTCTTCTCCTATTTCATTTGCAGCGCCTTTGCGATTACGATCTTTTTCCTCTATGCCGCCTTGCTGTTCAATAACAGCATCCGGGAAGGGGCGACAGAGGATGTGATCCAGATTGTGCTGATGCTGAGTCTGGCTGCACTGACCCTGTTCTCGGTGTTCTTCATCAACTATGCGCATTCCTCGTTCATCAAGTCGAGAAGCAAGGAATTCGCCATCTTTATGTCGCTTGGGATGCACAAGAACGATCTGCAGAAGATTATCCTGCTGGAGAATCTGATTATCAGTGTATCCTCGCTCATTGCCGGGATTATCACGGGCGCGATCTTTTCACGGCTGTTCCAGAATGTGGCGATTGATCTGCTGGATCTGCAAGGGGTGTCCTACTCACTCAGCGCGGCGAGCTTCATCGTTACTGCGGTTGTATTTACCGTGATTTTTGCCGCCTCACAGATGATTTCAAGTGTTAAGGTCGGTAAACTGGACATCGCAGACCTGATGAAGGATTCCCGCAAGCAGGATAACCAGGCGAAGAAAAGTGACACCCGGCTTGGGCTGGTGGGAGTGGGGCTGGTTGTGGCCTCGATCATCTTCCTGGTGGTCATCTCCAATCACGAAAGTCTGAATACGAATCCCTTCATGATCATTACCTATATCCTGCTTAGCTTCATCGGGATCTACATGGTCATCTCCCATCTTGGGAACACATTGATCAGCTTCCTGAAGAATAAGAAATTCTATTACCGGCATATCCTGTCCATCACCGAAATCAATCACAAATTCAACCAGAACAAGCGGATTATGTTCATTCTGAGCATTCTCAGCGGGATGACTATCTTTCTCGTTGCTTCGCCATTCTCGCTGCTGCAGTTGTCGGAGAGCATCGCGGAACGAAATAAGTATGATATCGAGTATATCTCGGTAGCCGGCGTGCATGTGCTGGAGAGCGGACAATTAGAGCAGGTGCTGAAGCAGTCCTCCGAGCCGCTGAAGTCGATCCAGGAAACCAGCTTCCTGAACCTCAAAATGAATCTGGAAGGAGATAAATACGATGTCCTGAAGACGAAGCCGATTGTGTCGCAGGACATGTACAACTCTCTGACCGGGGAGAAGGTAACGGTCGGCGCCGGAGAAGTTCTTAATATTGTTACAGCCTGGGAGCCGGGCACCCATGGCATTGGCGAAGGGGAGGCCATTCAATTCACGGATGGCACGCAAACCTTCAATTACAAGGTGAAATCATCCTATCACGGGGATTGGTTTGCCACAGCGAGCTCTTATCCAACTAGCTCAGGGATCGTAGTAAGCAATGAGGATTACAAGAATATGGAGTCTAAGGTAAGCCCGAATGCAATAGGTACCCACTACGGAATTGATTTTACAGCCTGGAAAGGGACAGAAGGGGTTGTCCAGAAGCTCAAGGATACGCTGAATGCTACGGATAAGGATGGAAGCGGGCAAATGTTTGCGGTAGCCTCCAAAGTGGATGCCTACAAGGAGCTGAAGAAGAACTATTCACTCTTCGTGTTCGTCACCTCGCTGATCGGCGTACTGTTCTTTGTAGCAGGCGGAATGGTGCTATATTTCAAGCAATATACCGAAATCGGGAACGCCACCGTCTTTTTTCGCAAGCTGTATAAGATTGGCATCAGTGATAAGGAGATAAGGTCGGTAGTATCGGCAGAGCTGCTCATCACCTTCTTTGTTCCGCTGCTGCTGGGCAGCATCTTCGGCTACTGCTTCATCTATCTGATCACCCACGTCATGAGCGGGTCCGACATCATTGGGGAATTCATGAAGAATACAACGATTGTGGTCGCGATCTATTTCGTATTCCAGCTCAGCTTTTACTTCATCACCAAGCGCAAGTACAGCCAGGAGGTTGTCCGTAAGCTGACCCGTGCGGCATAA
- a CDS encoding MerR family transcriptional regulator encodes MAFTIKEASERLGCPAHTIRFYEKEGLLPYIKRDKNGNRLFEQDHLDWIRLMTCFRATGMKLSLLKEMVDLALGGDSTIPQRKAILNQYKEDLFRRQNELAEALDAVNNKLSIYEDIEKGRIPSESQLLIKMEESERQQT; translated from the coding sequence ATGGCATTTACGATCAAAGAAGCTTCAGAGCGGCTTGGTTGCCCAGCTCATACGATTCGTTTTTACGAGAAGGAGGGATTGCTCCCTTACATTAAGAGAGATAAGAACGGGAATCGACTGTTCGAACAAGACCACCTAGATTGGATCCGGCTGATGACATGTTTCCGGGCGACAGGGATGAAGCTGTCGTTACTGAAGGAGATGGTGGATCTTGCGCTGGGTGGTGATTCCACGATTCCACAGCGCAAAGCGATCTTGAACCAGTACAAGGAAGATTTATTTCGCCGCCAGAACGAATTAGCCGAAGCGCTCGACGCCGTCAATAACAAACTGTCGATATACGAAGATATCGAGAAAGGGAGAATCCCTTCCGAGAGCCAGTTGTTAATCAAGATGGAGGAGTCAGAGCGACAACAAACATAG
- a CDS encoding MBL fold metallo-hydrolase, which produces MEATQALSVMTARELTRLVLAKEELFILDVRNESDFNDWKIEGEMIDVINIPYFELLDGVDPALDQIPNGKKILVVCAKEGSSKFVAEQIVQAGRGNVHYLEGGMKSWSEHLEPVKISDLKGGGALYQFVRIGKGCLSYMIVSSGEAAVVDTLRMTEVFEEFAKSQGATIKHTLDTHLHADHISGGRKLAEQTGGTYWLPPKDAEEVTFSYEKLEEGHDIIVGNTMIRIEPVYSPGHTIGSTSFIVDEKFLLTGDILFIESIGRPDLAGKAEDWVGDLRETLYKRYRELSQDLIVLPAHFGKVSELGHGGKVMAKLSELFGKNPGLNIQDEEAFRSTVTENLPPQPNAYQEIRQTNMGKMTPSEEEQQEMEIGPNRCAVHDK; this is translated from the coding sequence ATGGAAGCTACACAAGCATTAAGTGTAATGACAGCCAGGGAACTTACAAGATTGGTTCTGGCCAAGGAAGAACTGTTTATTCTGGACGTTCGTAATGAGAGCGATTTTAATGACTGGAAAATTGAAGGGGAAATGATTGATGTCATCAATATCCCATATTTCGAACTGCTGGACGGTGTGGATCCTGCACTTGATCAAATTCCAAATGGTAAAAAGATCCTTGTCGTATGTGCCAAGGAGGGTTCATCTAAATTCGTGGCTGAGCAGATTGTCCAGGCGGGAAGAGGTAATGTGCACTATCTTGAAGGCGGAATGAAATCATGGAGTGAGCATCTGGAGCCTGTCAAGATCAGTGATTTGAAGGGTGGGGGGGCGCTCTACCAATTTGTTCGAATTGGTAAAGGATGCTTGTCTTATATGATTGTTTCAAGCGGTGAAGCGGCCGTAGTGGATACACTCCGGATGACAGAAGTCTTCGAAGAATTTGCGAAAAGCCAAGGTGCGACGATCAAGCATACCTTAGATACCCACCTTCATGCCGATCATATCTCAGGCGGCCGGAAATTGGCGGAACAGACCGGAGGCACCTATTGGTTGCCACCCAAGGATGCTGAAGAAGTGACTTTTTCGTATGAGAAATTGGAAGAAGGACACGATATTATTGTTGGAAATACAATGATTCGGATTGAGCCGGTCTATTCACCGGGTCACACCATCGGCAGCACCTCATTTATCGTAGACGAAAAATTCCTGTTGACCGGTGACATCTTGTTCATCGAATCGATCGGACGTCCTGATTTGGCCGGCAAAGCTGAAGACTGGGTCGGCGACCTTCGTGAAACGCTCTATAAGCGTTACAGAGAACTATCGCAGGACTTAATCGTTCTTCCTGCACATTTCGGAAAAGTATCCGAACTTGGGCATGGAGGAAAAGTAATGGCGAAATTGTCGGAACTCTTTGGTAAGAATCCAGGTCTGAATATTCAAGATGAAGAGGCATTCCGGAGCACTGTAACGGAAAACCTTCCACCTCAACCGAATGCCTACCAAGAAATCCGTCAAACGAACATGGGTAAAATGACACCAAGTGAAGAAGAGCAGCAAGAGATGGAAATTGGTCCAAACCGCTGTGCCGTTCACGATAAATAA
- a CDS encoding response regulator transcription factor, translating to MFKIMIVEDDIKIRTLMTDILRKYSYEVVEVADFLQVEKIFEQEAPQLVLLDLNLPYYDGFYYCRVFRRKTTVPIIVISARDEESSQVLSMELGADDYIVKPLNIQVLLAKIMAIMRRNYGEYAGKPELEKEPLPIHLDDRNFSISCKGAVEELSKNEYKLLKKLMENKDTIVTREELLGELWDDVHFVVDNTLTVNVTRVKSKLASLGFQDVIKVKRGVGYIFDSAMIGGTRQ from the coding sequence TTGTTCAAGATCATGATCGTCGAGGATGATATCAAAATCAGAACCCTGATGACCGATATCCTGCGCAAATACAGCTATGAAGTGGTGGAGGTTGCGGATTTCCTGCAGGTGGAGAAGATCTTCGAGCAGGAAGCGCCGCAGCTTGTGCTGCTTGACCTGAATTTGCCTTATTATGACGGGTTCTATTATTGCCGGGTATTCAGAAGGAAAACAACGGTGCCGATTATTGTGATCTCAGCAAGGGATGAGGAATCCAGCCAGGTGCTCAGCATGGAGCTGGGAGCGGATGATTATATCGTGAAGCCGCTGAATATTCAGGTGCTGCTGGCTAAGATTATGGCGATCATGCGCCGGAATTACGGGGAGTATGCAGGCAAGCCGGAACTGGAGAAAGAGCCGTTGCCGATTCATCTGGATGACCGTAATTTCAGCATTTCCTGCAAGGGAGCCGTTGAAGAGCTCAGCAAGAATGAATACAAGCTGCTGAAGAAGCTGATGGAGAATAAGGATACCATTGTCACCAGGGAAGAACTGCTGGGAGAGCTGTGGGATGATGTGCATTTCGTCGTGGATAATACGCTGACGGTCAATGTCACCCGGGTCAAAAGCAAGCTGGCCAGTCTCGGCTTTCAGGATGTAATCAAAGTCAAAAGAGGCGTGGGTTACATTTTTGATTCGGCTATGATCGGAGGGACCCGCCAGTGA
- a CDS encoding rhodanese-like domain-containing protein: MNAHDWVQEKDNLNLKMLDVRDASDYLEGHISGSINISLGRLPYVWQHDLFPDDKVLILSKNWYQSNKAARILRKYGFHSLFTMQGNVWSALSCFHKKPAKEGGYCGHRFNH; this comes from the coding sequence ATGAATGCTCACGACTGGGTCCAAGAAAAGGATAACTTAAACTTGAAAATGCTCGATGTCAGGGATGCTTCGGATTATTTAGAAGGACATATTTCCGGCTCGATAAATATATCTTTGGGGCGTCTTCCTTATGTATGGCAACACGATCTATTTCCTGATGATAAGGTACTAATTCTGTCCAAGAATTGGTACCAAAGCAATAAAGCAGCAAGAATCCTCCGTAAGTATGGATTCCACAGTTTGTTCACAATGCAAGGTAACGTTTGGTCGGCACTATCATGTTTCCATAAAAAACCAGCAAAAGAAGGAGGATATTGTGGACACAGGTTCAATCATTAA
- a CDS encoding GNAT family N-acetyltransferase: MKYNRTDRTLETDRLLLRLFKPVDAEEVRDYCNNYNIYRSTLTLPYPYPLECAVSWMANHEQNFDQGRMYEFAITDRNTGKLYGAVGISNHQPYHNGEIAYWIGEAHWGQGYGTESARAVIEFVFTEKNYHRVYARHFASNPASGKIMEKCGMSYEGTLKDHIYKNDSYEDIVYYGILNPVKENPET; encoded by the coding sequence ATGAAATATAACCGTACAGACCGGACCCTTGAAACGGACAGATTACTTCTGCGCCTATTTAAGCCAGTGGATGCGGAGGAAGTTAGAGACTATTGTAACAATTACAATATCTACCGGAGTACATTGACCTTGCCGTATCCGTATCCACTAGAATGCGCTGTGTCCTGGATGGCCAATCATGAGCAGAACTTTGACCAAGGCCGGATGTATGAATTCGCAATCACAGATAGGAACACAGGCAAATTGTATGGAGCAGTCGGCATTTCCAACCATCAGCCATATCATAACGGTGAGATCGCTTATTGGATAGGGGAAGCCCATTGGGGTCAAGGTTATGGAACCGAATCAGCCCGGGCAGTTATTGAATTTGTTTTCACCGAAAAGAACTACCACCGGGTATACGCACGTCATTTCGCATCTAATCCGGCATCCGGTAAAATCATGGAAAAGTGCGGAATGAGCTATGAAGGCACATTGAAAGATCATATTTACAAGAACGATTCATATGAGGATATTGTTTATTACGGGATACTTAATCCTGTGAAGGAAAATCCCGAAACATAA